From the genome of Leptotrichia sp. oral taxon 847:
AAAAATTTGAAAACAGTATTTTGAGAAAATATCCTAATTCCGAATTAGGATACTTGAAAGATAACGATGAAGCGACTATGTTTGAGTATGTCATTAAATAATTTTAGGAAAAGTGGGAAAAGTATAAAATGAAAAAGATAAATTTAAAAATAATGATAATAACTGCAATTACAATTTTTTTGTTAATAAATTTGAATTTAAAATATAGTGAGCATAAAGAACTTTTGGAAAATAAAGAATTACTTTTGGAAAACAAAAAGAAATTTGAGAAAAAAATTGTTGAAATAGAAACTCAAAAATCAAAAGAAAAAGAAAAAAACGTGGCTGATTACAACGAAATTATGGCAATTACAAAAAAACTTTCTTTTTTATCAATAAAAAATGAATCGGATTTTAAGAAGATGATTTATATTTTTGCTCACGAAAGTGATTTAAAAGTAAAAGAAATTTCAAAATCTGAAAATGTTTGGGAAAGAAATGGATATAAACTGAAATATATTCATTTTACAACTTTTGGAAGTCTTAATGACTTTGGGAAATTTTTGTATCTCATAAACAAGAGTAAAAAATATATTGACACTTCCAGAATGTTTATCGAGCTTACAAGTGATGAATTTAAAATTTCAATAGGGTTTATAGAGAAAAAATTGTAAAAATAAAAGGGGGGTAAAATGAGGAAATCAAGTTTAATTCTATATGCTATTATTTTTTTTAGTAATACTTTTTCAGCAAAAGTTACGGATTATGTAAATAAAAATGATGCGCAAAATCTGAAAAAAATATTTATTTACAAAGTTCCGAAGGAAAATAAAAAGATTGAAAATAATAATGTAAATAATAAAAACAATAATGCACAGCAAAAGCAAGTGAAAACTTCTGAAAGTAAAACACTTAAAGATACAAAACAAGTACCAAAAGTAGAGAATCAAAACAAAGAAGTTCCCAAAATTGAAAGTCCTAAAAAAGAGGAAATAAAAAATAAAACTGGAGAAATTGAGTTTGAATATAGAGATGTAAAAGAAATTTCAGAGGCATTAAACGGATTTGAAAAATTTGAAGTTATTGGCGTAGGGAATAAAATTATTTTTAGTGGAGATGAAAAAAAATTTGAAGAAATAAAAAAAATAATAAAATCTTTTGACAGTCCGAAAGAGCAGGTTATAATAAAGGGAACGATAATTGATACAAGTTCGAATTTGTTTGAAAGACTTGGAATTGACTGGTCAATAAATTCAAATTCTGGCAATACTGGAAAAAATAATTTGGTTGCAAAATTTTTAAATGGAGAAATTTCGATTAGCTCAATATTTTCTGCGGGAGGAAAATTTTTGGGAGTAGACTTTAATATGTTAAAAGAAAATGGAGATATAAAAATAGAAGCTATGCCAACACTTATGATTATGGAAAAGGAAGAAGGGGAATTAAAAGTTACGGAAGAAGTGATTGTAGGTGAAAAGAAAATAACTAAAAATAATGAAGACTATATTGAGCCAATATTCTCAGAAGCAGGAATTGTCTTTAAAATAACTCCAGAAATAAAAAAAATAAATGGAGTAAAAAAAATATTGTTAAAACTTGATACGGAAATAAGTAATTTTAAATTGACTTCTAGTTATAGTGCGTCTTCGGGTGCAAAACAAAAAAATCAGACAAGGACTACAATAACATTAAATGATGGAGGTTCGACGTTTATAGGTGGATTAAAGCAAAATGTGAGTAAAGAGACTCAAAGAAGAATTCCGATACTTTCAAAAATTCCAATAATTGGTCCACTTTTCAAATATAGGAGAACAAATAAAGAAGTAAGAGATATCTACATCGAAATTGAAGCTGTTATACAAAATGACAAATCGCTTTTGATAAATTAAAATAAAAAATTTTTTCTAAATTTTTAATGAAAAATATTAAAATATGTTGTATAATAAAAGCAAAAGAAATAAATTAAAAAGGAAGGAAAAATGATTTCAATTCAAAAGCTTAAAGAAATATTAGAAAGATTTAAACACGTGAAAATAGCTGTTATTGGGGATATGATGTTAGATGAATATCTCATTGGAAAAGTTAATAGAATTTCTCCTGAAGCACCAGTTCCTGTAGTAAATATCGAAAAAGAACGATTTGTATTAGGTGGGGCATCAAATGTTGCAAATAATTTAATTTCATTATCAGCAAGTGTGTCAGTATACGGAGTTGTAGGGGCTGATACAAATGGTGAAAAGTTTATAAAGGAGTTGGAAGCTAAAAAAATCGACTCAATTGGAATCGTAAAAGATAATTCTCGTCCGACGATAATTAAAAGTAGAGTTTTGGCACAAGGACAACAATTACTTCGATTAGATTGGGAAAAAGATATTGATATTTCACTTGAAAATCAAGATAAAATTCTGGAACTTCTAAAAAAAGATTTAAAGAGTATAGACGCAATTTTGTTATCCGATTACAACAAAGGGCTTTTAACAGAAAGACTTTCCAAAAAAATTATAAAACTTGCAAAAGAAAATGAAAAAGTGGTTGTAGTGGATCCAAAACCTCAAAATTTTAAAAATTATATTGGGGCTACTTCGGTAACACCAAATAAAAAAGAGATTTTGGACTATTTTGGAATGAAAAAATTTTCTAGTGAAGAAGAAATTGTGAAAAAATTAGCGCAACTAAAAAAAGAATTAGAGCTTGAGAATGTTGTGCTTACAAGAAGTGAAGAAGGGGTTTCGCTATTTGAGACAAAACATAAGAGGATACCGACAGTGGCAAGGGAAGTTTACGATGTGACGGGGGCAGGAGATACATTTATTTCAACTTTTCTTCTGGCAAGATGTGCTGGAGCTGATTTATATGAAGCTGGGGAAATTGCAAATATGGCTTCAGGA
Proteins encoded in this window:
- a CDS encoding type II secretion system protein GspD — encoded protein: MRKSSLILYAIIFFSNTFSAKVTDYVNKNDAQNLKKIFIYKVPKENKKIENNNVNNKNNNAQQKQVKTSESKTLKDTKQVPKVENQNKEVPKIESPKKEEIKNKTGEIEFEYRDVKEISEALNGFEKFEVIGVGNKIIFSGDEKKFEEIKKIIKSFDSPKEQVIIKGTIIDTSSNLFERLGIDWSINSNSGNTGKNNLVAKFLNGEISISSIFSAGGKFLGVDFNMLKENGDIKIEAMPTLMIMEKEEGELKVTEEVIVGEKKITKNNEDYIEPIFSEAGIVFKITPEIKKINGVKKILLKLDTEISNFKLTSSYSASSGAKQKNQTRTTITLNDGGSTFIGGLKQNVSKETQRRIPILSKIPIIGPLFKYRRTNKEVRDIYIEIEAVIQNDKSLLIN
- the rfaE1 gene encoding D-glycero-beta-D-manno-heptose-7-phosphate kinase, which produces MISIQKLKEILERFKHVKIAVIGDMMLDEYLIGKVNRISPEAPVPVVNIEKERFVLGGASNVANNLISLSASVSVYGVVGADTNGEKFIKELEAKKIDSIGIVKDNSRPTIIKSRVLAQGQQLLRLDWEKDIDISLENQDKILELLKKDLKSIDAILLSDYNKGLLTERLSKKIIKLAKENEKVVVVDPKPQNFKNYIGATSVTPNKKEILDYFGMKKFSSEEEIVKKLAQLKKELELENVVLTRSEEGVSLFETKHKRIPTVAREVYDVTGAGDTFISTFLLARCAGADLYEAGEIANMASGIVVAKVGTATATKEEILEFYETVQEHL